The following DNA comes from Meles meles chromosome 8, mMelMel3.1 paternal haplotype, whole genome shotgun sequence.
gccccacatcgggtcccatgcttggctgggagcctgcttccccctctctctctgcctgcctctctgcctactcttcatttctgtctgtcaaatcaataaaaaaaatttaaaaaaaaagaaaaagaaagagcacaatGAATCTTGTAAGCAGATTACTCATAACTGAAGAGAGAACATAGAAAACTAGAAGCTAGGTAGGCAGAAATTGTCCTTAATACTGCATAAAAGAcgaaagaacagaaaatacagaagtaGAGAAGAAACattgatatatagagagatctaacatacattaaaaaaaaatgtttttatgaagttggctccatgcccagtgtgcagcccaacacaggccttgaactcgtgacccttgagatcaagaccctgagctgagaccaaaagtcagatgcttaaactgcatgagccacccaggctccccctcatatatatgtaattggcatggaagacaagaaaaaaagcaaaccttCCTTAGAGCTTCACCCAGCTGAAAGGCCACACCTCGCCCTGGACCTGAGCCGAGGTCAGAGCGCCCATGCCTGTCTTGGGTCCCCTGGAGCTGCTCCCTAGCCACCCTGCGTCAGGCACCCCCACCCAAGGGCCCTGGGAGGGCACTTGGGGCTGCTGTGTCAGGCTGGAAAAGGGGAACTAGACAGGCCACCTGAAACGTCAGATGAACTCATCTAGGAATCCTTGCTTGCCCCAAGGCAGCCATGGGAAGAGAAAGGTCTATCCTCGTCAGCTTGTATAATGCTGTTCCAGCACCATGCCCTCCAGACACCACCCACAAAAACGAATTCCCCAAAACAGGAAGAGAAGTTGTTGGGCAGCCAAAGAAATGACCGATGTCCCACCATTTGCGATACCCGGCAGCCACGTAATCACATTTCTGTAATCGTAAAATAATATAAGCCTCCCTAGTATAAAGCATCTACTCCTCTTTCTGCCAAAAATATATTCACTCTTCTTCCGAAGGGAGACAACTCGAAATCTGTCAACGATTACACCCACTTGCAAGGCCAGGACGGGGGCTCTGGTCCCCAGAGCAGTCACGGtcagagagacaggaagtagatggtggttgccaggggctgggggaagggagaacgGGGAGTTCGTGTttcatgggtatggagtttcACTTTGGGAAGATCAAGAAAGTTCTGGAATcgttggtggtgatggttgcagaaGAACATGAATGATTTAACGTCGCTAAACCGTACACTTAACCATGGTTAAAATGGTCAATTTCATACTGTGTatattttaacacacacacacagccctgtgGCCAAGCAAAATGCCTCTGGGTCACATTCAGCCCCCACTATGAAATCTGACACAGGGAATGGAGGTAGGAAAGGCTGGGGTGCGAATCTGGGATCCACAGGGTCAGAAGGATGGAGAACCAGTGGAGAATGGAAGCAGGGGACAGCCAAGGCTTGAACTTGCCTCCAGCCACCCACGTGGTCTGTTCCGGATCAGACACAAGCCCCACCTTAGCACTCTCCCCTCTTCTGTCCCCACTGTCCCTGCCACGTCCAAGCCTCCTCATCCTGCAGCggcttcttcctttctgaccttcGGTCCATCTTCCATTGGCTCGGGCAGCAACTTGCTAAAACCCGGATCTGACCACGTGTCTCTCCTGCTTAAAATCCTTTTGCAGCTCCCCATTGCCTCTGCTCAGCCTTGCAAGCAAAGCCGTTCCCAGTGGACTCCAAGCTGTTTTCCCCAGTCCTGCCTTTCCCGAGCCCGAGTTCCTTTATGTCCATAGCCACTTTGGAGTACCTTCCATGTGGCAGCTCAAGAACCTTGTCCCTAATTTTTCCCACAACCCTGCGAGGTCGGGACTGTTGACCCATTCTAGAGATGGAGAAACCGAGTCTCACACAGACTAGGTCAGACCCAGAGATCCATGCTCTTTTCACCACTTGGCGGCTCCTCTGTCCTTCACTTTGGTGCCTCGGTGCCTTTGCTTATGCACGAGTGTATCTTAGCCTTCAGGTTTGGGCCAGAATCCTGTCTGACCATCCTAATGGGCCCTCTGCCCCAGGCATTCCCGATCTTGTTTTCTTCACAGTTGTTCAACATGGTGGGAAATCCTCTTACCTGCTTACAAAGTCAATATTCTtttcccactagaatgtaagctacAGGAGAGCAGGGATCACGTCTGTCTGATATCCCCGGCACCAGGAACGCACTTGAGTGCCCCCTAGCTGCTCACTAAATAGCGCTGATGGACACGGTCCCATCCCTCCTGGCCCCAGCCCTGGCTCTCCCTCCTGCATGCGCCCTCAGTCCTCTGATGCGGGTCCACATGCTGGTCCCTTGCACCAGAGCTTATTTTTTCATTCCTGGGTCTCCCCCATAGACCCCAGCAGCCTGGGCATGGCACCTGGCTTACCCCAGTGCTCAGCTGCCTCTTATAAACACCAGAAGCAACACTGCATATCCCCAGTTGGCATTTGGTTGGTTCCTGCTCCCAGGCAGAAGCTTTTAAAGGGGACCAAGCCTTCTGGGAGCGGggtcctcctcctgcctccccagatCAGCCCAGGTCACAGAGACCAGTCTGCCTTCCGGAGGAAAGCTAGGTCAAGGGTGCAGAGAGCACAGCTACCAGCAGCAGCAAGTTTTATTGCGACCAGAATCTCCTGGTCATGGGAGGGGGATGGGGCCAAGGGACATTCGGTCATCAATGCCATGTTCCCAGTCCAGGACACGGAGCCGAAGGTCTGGCTGGCTATGCTGTGCCTCCCCTtaccctgccccgccccccaatcAGGGCATTCCCCGGGGCTGAGACAGAAGGCAGGTGGAAAGGGGAGTCCGTCTTGGCAGAGCCTTCATCCaagggaggtgagggaaggaggagcagTTGGTGGGGTCCAGCTGGCCCAAGATTCTCAGGGCCCTTTGGACTGACCTCTGCAGGTGTTCTTAGTGTGTTTTAGGGGAAAGCAATGAGGCACACTCTGCCCCTAGGGagagcctgggagggagggaaacaaaggctcagagaaagaaatcactggCCAGCGACCACAGAGTGGGACCTTGGGAATCCTGACTTCTAGGCCCGGGCTGCATTGCCCCCTGCCTCCCAGCATTCACTCCATCCTGAGCACCCGGCCTGGCCAGCCTTGGTCCTACGTGGGGATCTGCATGTGGCCCAGGTCCTGGTCCATGATCTGGAGGACGTCGTCCAGGATGGAAGGCCCCAGGTCCACgtgcagggagagcagggagctggcATGGGACAGGAAGGACTCCTCGGCCCCTGACTCAGGCGTCAGCCCATTGTGGGCAGAGTCAGCCTCTGGAATTCTCCAGATGTCCACATTGCCTGCATCCTGCGGGGAAGGCTGGGGGGAAGGCTGCGGGGTCTCCAGGTGCAGGCGAGGGGGTTTGGGTGGGGCCTGGCTTGTGGGCAAGGTGAGGGCCTGGGGCCCACCGATGACAGGGAGGGAGATGGCGTTCTTGAGCAGAGGGGATGGCCCTTCAGGGAGCTCCCGCCCGCACAGCGTGGGGGTGCGGGTGAACTGGAAGGGGAGGTCGAAGGCGCCATCCTCCTCAGGTCCCTTGACTGCGGTCCCTGGCAGGAGGTGGAACTTGCCCTGCAGGAAGGAGATGTCGCCGAACATGTCGCTGCCCCCGCCGCTGCCAATATGGATGGTGTGGCGGAAGTCCCCCAGCGGCGGGCTGATCATGTCCGACGACAGCAGGTCCCGCAGCTTCTCCTTCTTGCCCTTGCGGCTGCCACGCTTCAGGTAGATGGGCACCTTGGTGGACATCGTGGCCTCAGAACCCAGACCTGGCTGCTGGCGCTGGGGACAGTGGGGACCGCGGCCTCCTCTCACGGCCTCGTCCacagacaccaaaaccttggtgAAGGGCGAAGACTGATGTGTGGGATGCGACCGAAGATGTCCCAagggatgagaaaaagaaagaagtcagaagGCTGAGACAACAAAATTCGCTTTCTCCTCAAAAGAGTTGAAAATGCTCTGGAAAGCTAGCGGCGGCGAAGTGGAACTCTTGGAGACAGCGGCGCTCTCCCGTCTTGTTCTCACGAGGGTCTCTCGGGGTGCTGAAGAGCTGAAACACCAAAGGTGCAAGTCAGGGACAGAAGGACACAAGGCAGAAGCGGTGGTGTCATTTCTGGGGCCGCTGCGTCGCCCCAGGAGCCCAGGTGGGGCCACTCCTCTGCGGGAAGCCATGTTGGAGGAAGCACGTGTTCGCTTGCAGACTCACTGTCCCTGGGAGGCTGGATCACCAGCACTGAGCCCCTCTCCTGACCAGGAGGGAAGTTGAGGCCTGGGAACCTGGGTGACAGGCCCAGAGTCATATCTAAAGTCCTGGCTTTGGTCTCTCGCCCTGGGTTTCTGGCTCTGCTCATCGCAGTTGCCTGAGTTCTCAACCCCCACTGCACATCAGCTGTGCCCCAAGACATAGCAAGGGTCAAGTTTGTGTGGGGAGGTCTCACAGACTTGTCTTGGTCCCCTACTGGACTAAGGAGAGAGATTTTGTGAACTCTGTCTCCGCCACCCGTCTGTGCCAGGCCTGGACACGTGGCAGGTGTTCGGCCAACAGGGCCAAATGACAGACGCCTTCGTTGGGCCCAATCTCATCCCACCCGGAAGTGAGGCCATGCCGGAGTTCCCCTTCTTTCCTCCGAGTTGTTAGTTCCCAGCTCCGGGACGGAGTCTGCCATAGTTACCGTCCCTCCACCCTGCCCAGCGCCTGAGGGGAAGATGCAGTGGAGGGTACACATATTTTGGGGGGCTCTGCGCTGTGCCTGGCATTTTGCTGAGTTCCTGGCAAATGCGTCTCATTTAATCATAGCCATCACCCTCCTCTCATCCCCGTTTAAACACCCGACCCAGAACACATGTTGCGGGGATCTGCACAAGGCATTgatgagggagagaggcagaatgCAAAAGGGTAGTGTggaagattccatttctggggcacctggggggctcagtcggttaaacgccCGAcgcttggtttggctcaggtcaggatctcagggtcatgagatcgagccctgtgtcgagCTCCGccctcagcagtgagtctgcttgagactctctctctctctccctctgcctcactcaagcgtgtgctctctctcgctctctctcttgcaaataaataaaatctttttttttaaagattttatttatttatttgacagacagagatcacaagtaggcagagaggcaggcagagagagagagaggaggaagcaggctgtccgcagagcagagagcccgatgcggggctcgatcccagaaccctgggatcatgacctgagccgaaggcagaggctttaacccactgagccacgcaggcgccccaaataaataaaatcttaaaaaaaaaaagattctatttctgACAGCAGTGACCAactcccctctgctctgccccttccccgtGTATGCACGCAGGTATGTGTACCTACAGATACGATCCAAGTAGGATTATATCTTACATAAACAGAGAgaacctgggtgcctgggtggctcagtgggttaagcctctgccttcagcttaggtcatgatctcagggtcctgggatcaagtcccacatcgggctctctgctctgcagggagcctgcttcgtcctctctctctgcctgcctctctgcctacgtgtgatctttgtctgtcaaataaatgaataaaatcttaaaaaaaaaaagagagagaacctggAAGGCAAGCACTGGGTTGTTATACGGGCTGtgtagaccgcggggggagggggcggaaggcagggaaggagttTGGAGTCAGTGGTATGGGAGGAGAGGAGTGTCCTAGATAAAAATCACCTGTAATATCTGGTACTGTTACTAGAAAGTGATGTACGTAACTGAAAAAACAATGGTTGGCAAAATGCGGATGACGGTTCTCTCCAGGTGGCAGATTTCAGATGATTTTGCCTTTCTTCCTCATACTTTTATAAGCTCCAGATCTGAATAATAAGCATGTGTTACTTAGGTGCACATATAATTTGtgtagtcagaaaaaaaaaagctatttttaatgtggaaaaaatAAGTGCCCTGTGGTGGGGTGTCATGTCGGCTTGACAGAAGAAGGAAGCATGGCAGGCCCTCCTTGGCGTTCCCACGGTTGGGGATTGGCCTTGAACGTGGATATGAGAGCCCAGATGTAGAACTGGAAcacaaaaggcaaagaaatgtgTCCAAGGTCGTCCAGAGGATAACCAgatgagcccccctcccccacagccccctCCGAAGGCTGCCAAGGGGCTGAGAAGGTAGGAAAtgggccagggaggggcagagcagcaGCTCTGAGGCCTGGCCTGGTCCTAGACCCCATTCTCCATCCCGGGCAGGGTGAAGAAAGAATGAGGGGCTggcaggagggagcaggaagaaggaaggaggatgcgggagaggcagagtcccaactcccagcccaggcccttACTCAGGAAACCCCACCCCAGGACCGGACACTCCAGGTCAGTCACACTGAGCCACAGGGAACCG
Coding sequences within:
- the CDC42EP2 gene encoding cdc42 effector protein 2; its protein translation is MSTKVPIYLKRGSRKGKKEKLRDLLSSDMISPPLGDFRHTIHIGSGGGSDMFGDISFLQGKFHLLPGTAVKGPEEDGAFDLPFQFTRTPTLCGRELPEGPSPLLKNAISLPVIGGPQALTLPTSQAPPKPPRLHLETPQPSPQPSPQDAGNVDIWRIPEADSAHNGLTPESGAEESFLSHASSLLSLHVDLGPSILDDVLQIMDQDLGHMQIPT